ggtacaaTTCATGGGtcctattgtactatttcagctaaattttacttttatttatagtacttttagcaacaaaaaaaaaaatcaattttagcaaaataagcagatcccaaacagacccttagtatgcgtttggctccaaattaaaaaattagcttattatactattcaacttatttttgctattatttatgggctccactgtactttttggtactatttatgggtcctaatttattatttcagctaatttttacttttatctacaatacttttagccaaaaaaaaaatcaatttcaacaaaataagcggatctcaaATAGATCTTTATGCTTATAAATCAtaggaaaaaatttagttacaaaattggttatagcctaagactacaatcttattcaataatataaacattactatatattttgtaaatctaaccgttgaattgcatattctttatgctcttaacgcacatgtcaaattttgtatcaatcaaatattatttactatataatgtattaaattatattttacgcATAATTTTAAGCTagaaaaaaacttgtaatttaaataatttattgatgatatagcttGATGGAGAACTAAAACCATCTCCAGTTCGTCCATAAGAGTCGTTTAGAGCCAAAAGTCAACCCAAAATAATAAGGTTGTCCATGGACATAAGAAGCTTGTCCATAGACGTGAGGGCCATCCATCAAGAAAGCGCCTGGATGACCCCTCAACACTTAAGAAATTTTCGAAAATGAATTTATCTACAAACGCTTGTAATTTAGACCACGTGCTACCAAATCCTTGTTCATCGCTTTTaaatacttaacttccaatgacagttgtagaagataagatAGAATATTTTAACTTCTATAGCAGTCGtggaagttaagtctgaaccttctaacttccacaaatattggggaagttattagacaagtaaccactccaaaagCTCACTATATAAGGACTCATCAACATCAAATAATGGTAAGTTTTCActactcctaaaaagttggaattcttaaGTCCTAGAGAAAAAGCTAACTTAAGCATCGAAGGGTTATTGGCTGATTCCACCTGAtctcctttgatcttgtgtctttcttttcaggccttccaaGCAATCGTTAGCCCATTAAAGTCCggagcattcagcctactgattttccgtgcatcatcagttggcgccaaTTGTGGGAAGATTAAACTTGCGTCTTGCAATTTATCTTTCTTAGACAAAAGGCTGTATAGTCTGGAAAAGGTCAATGGCCACTAGTCCAGGCCATCGAAAGAGTGGAAATGCTTCTAGTCATCCTAACCGTGATCGCCAATTAGCACCTGTCATGTAACCACCTTCCATCCAACAGATGCAGTCCATGACAGTCACCATGGCGAGTTAACCCGTCAGAACCAAGAGTTGACTAGGGAGATTAAATTGAGACAACGTCATGAAAGATGCGTGAAaggacaagcccaaagttaagAAGTTAGGGAAGGAGAAAATGCTAAGCATGAGAGCCGCTCAAGGGGTACCGCCTCACgaagggtgccacacttggagagggagatggatcAAATGAGGAAGGTCATGGACGAGATGAGGGAAATAATGAGAAGAGTGAATCATGTAGAAGACTTGCTTCATCGAACTGATTCCCCCTTCATAGCTTTCATCAACAGTCATCCCTTACCTtccaagttcaaaatgccttccttggactCTTATGATGGAATGCGCGATCCATGTGaccacattgcaactttcaagaccacaatgcaccttcaaggagttCCTGATGAGATAATGTGCAGGGCCTTCCCTACCACCCTTAAGGGTCCAGCacgagtgtggttcagcaaaatacctCTGAATACGGTTGGTTCTTttgaggagttgagtaagttgttcatCAACAACTTTATCGAAGGACAAAGGCATAAACGCTCCTCGTCCAGCCTgttgaccatagagcaaggggacaatgaaagtttgcggtccttcattacTCGTTTCAACAAGGAGGCATTGACAGTAGACGAGATGGACGACAAACTGTTATTAGCAGCCTTCTATAACAAAGTTCATGCAGATTTATTCATTCACAAGCTTTATGAACAAGAACCACAAACCATGGCTGAACTCATTCATTCAGCCCAAAGCTTCATGAATGCAAAAGACGAGATCATcaccaaaaaaaggaaaaaggcagAACGAATGGAAGCAAAGTTCCAACATCATCCGAAACAAGGCCCTCGTCCAAAGAATGCCAAAACAGGAGAGAGGAAGGACAGAGATAACAAGAAGGCAAGTTCGTCCTCAGGACGGAGTCAGCATTACACACCTTTGAATGTTCCACTCGATCAAGTACTTATGCAAATAAAGGACAacccatccttgaagtggccagaaaaaatgaagggagatcccaacaagcgcaataggaacaagtattgccaCTTCCATAGAGATCACaggcatgacacggacgagtgttttgacttgaagcagcaaataGAGGATTTCATCAAGTAAGGAAAGTTAAgaaacttccttggacgagatcaCAAGGACGAGAAGTTGAAGGGAAAGGTAGAAGAGTCGTCGTGGCCCCCACTTAGGGAAATAAGGGTTATTATAGGAAGAACCTCAGTAGAACAATCGTCCAAGTCAAGAAAGACGTACCTGAAGGTGGTACAAAGCGTCCAACTCTCTAAACGACCCCTAAGGACGAGGGGGGAAGATGAGCAAGCCATTACATTCATGAACGAGGACGCTGAAAGGGTTCTCCACCCACATGATGGTGCGATCGTCATCACTTTACTCATTGCTAATTATACAACTAGAAGGGTGTTGGTAAACAATGGGAGTTCGGCGGACATCTTATATTATCctgccttccaacaaatgaggcttggACGAGATCAACCTCGTCCCATAAATTCACCCTTGGTAGGATTTAGGGGGATGAAAGTACAACTCATGGGCACCATTACATTACCTATTGTGGTAGGAGCATATCCATAACATATtgtaggattagtgcccttaaatcctattgtatgatactatgtatgatattatgtatgacattgtgtatgacatgatgtatgacctaatattataattgataaaattgttttattgttatctaaaataatggtaacatgaatatgagacattatcatatagtccatgagatacatagtatgtgatttatgtgatttagtcacagaagatataaatcacaagttctttgtaaactcaacaTTGTAGTTTGTAGTctgtgatgaaattgggcatttcatatGCGAAggctataacatatcaactaagatgatttgtcttgatcatggaattggagacttctagttcgtatgttgatatgttttaagagttaagacatattgaactggactgctgtgagatttattattctcctaacgactgtcaaatgaataataaatctcatgacttctatttacatggactcttaatcctgagaggataatggatttgatcatgaaatgtaggttgctttgatatattaggagtgagatctaaagtaacggtcaaaacctcagtatgttgggcagccacatttattgttgatggaacatatattctcaagatggaattcatagtttcttaacggagatataaaatatttccttgagataagtttaatgggttcagttattcagatagttaggcctaactactttggtaagaagttactaaagtgtatatttatgaaatcggatttcataaatatatattgaataactttaaaggattaaaccaggtactcaaggataagatgtagtaatttacaaagtatcagtttacattcatgactttatattactacgaatattttatgaaggggttgcatgtataataaagttttgggatataatttataaataaggcctaaagtgcaactatatttatatagtggtattaaacaTAGTtgatggtaactttggacttgtcaagagttgacagaaaagcctaagcctattggagctagtgtcttattggtcccttttggtcccactccatgccacacactaaagcccaattggaaaggcctaaaaggctagcccaattagataatcagttataaggagataaatatacagaattttaagaaatgaaaaagagagacatcattgtgaaatgatgtgtatgtaagtgttggacactctctcattctcccttgaacaaaaactgattgagagaccacacattttgggcgttagtagaattggagtgaaaattaaaagtgttctcaagaacttatgatctttggttttgaaattcaccgcatCAAGGTATACTCTCTTAAttctatattctgaaatttacatagagcatgttatcaattacgattgaagtagatctgtttactttccgctgcgtacatgcatatttccttcaCAGATAACCAAGGAAGTAAATTTCCTCGTTGTAGACTGTTCGTCTTCGTACAATGCCATCATTGGAAGACTGACTTTAAACAGCTAGAAGGCAATGACATCCACCTACCACCTATCTGTCAAATTCCCAACAGATTATGGAGTAGGGCAAGTGCAAGGAGATCAATTTGCTACCAGAgaatgctacctagccatgTTAGCTATGGATGAGCATGTGCAGACGATGAACGTAGAGAAGAGAAGGATTACTGTGGAACCCATTGAAGTGCTGGAAGACGTTCTTCTGGACGAGAATAACTCTAAAAAGTATACAAGGGTTGGAGCAAGCATGGAGAAGAAGACAAAGCAAGACCTTGTCCATTTCTTAAAGGATAGCGTTGATGTGTTTGGAGTCATGAGAACATGCCAAATATTGAcccaagtgtcattacccatcgTTTAAACGCATATTTTTCTTCCAAGCCCATACGTCAAAAGAAAAGAGCTttgatgaggacacaatttactgtttaattattgtaatttattatttttggtatttttatgtaaaaacgttattttaggtttaggtgatttaattccttgtttttaggtgcatttaatgctttttaggtcaaatttgattccagatatggtaaggtatcaattaggagttattttagaatatattttcttgtctgtcaagttttatggagcccttaaataggccttatgcttgaaaacgtttttcatagaatattatggaataaaattcagaaaaggtgaggctttgctctcttttggttcttcaagaactgtgaacttatcaaggattcttccttgtggcgttcaaaactttatacctttggttcgtgattctttataatcattgggtcaaggtcaacttatacctttggttcgcgtttcgattataaacgttgggtcagggtttctatcataaatctgatttttagctttcttgggcaagtattccaatatttttgttgggtctcaaagcgtgtcgattgaggttcgcatcatttggaattaaatattccaatatttttgttgggtctcaaagcgtgtcgattgaggttcgcatcaagcTTTTTCTCCTGAACGAGATAATGCCATTaaagaagaagtccaaaagttaaccacaacaaaatttatctaGGAAGTTTATTACCCGGACTGGTTGGTTAACGTGGTGATGGTCAAGTAGGCTAACGGCAAATGAAGGACGTGCGTGGACTTCATTGATTTGAACAAGGCtagccccaaagatagctatccattgccacgcattgactaGCTAATGGACTCAACTGTGGGTCATAAATTGCTAAGTTTCTTAGATGCCTTCTCAGGCTACAATCAAATAAGAATGGACGACATGGGtcaagagaagacatccttCATTACCAATCAAAGTTTATTTTGCTACGAGgtgatgcccttcggtttgaagaacgcgggggcAACTTATCAAAGGCTTTTTAACTATATGTTCCATTCACAGATTGGACGGAATGTGGAaatttatgtagatgatatgttggtaaaaagcttGGACGAGGAAAAGCACTTGGACAACCTTCAAGAGACCTTCGATACACTTAGACAATATAACATGAAGTTGAACCCGAGCgagtgtgcttttggagtttcgtCAGGAAAATTTCTTGGGTTCATGGTTCACATAGgagaattgaagcaaatcctgATAAAATCCAAGTGATACTAAATATGGAGCCACCAAGgaatatcaaagaagtccaatctCTCACTGGACGTATTGCTGCCCTTAACAGATTCGTCTCCAAAGCCACTGATaagtgtttaccattctttaaggTTCTCAAGAAGACATTTgaatggacagacgagtgtcaaaaggccttccaagacctcaaGGCCTACCTCACAACAGCTCCTCTGCTAAGCCCGTCTATACCAGGCAaagaattatatttgtatttggcaatGTCTCCACATGTAGTTAGCTCAGCATTAATTAGAGAAGAAGGGCAGATACAAAAGCCAGTTTATTATACGAGCCGAGCGTAAAGAGGACCGGAAGGACAATATCCCATGATGGAAAAAGCTAGCATTTGCTTTGATCATAGCTTCTAGGAAGTTatgacattattttcaggctcaTGTCATTAATGTCTTGACGGATCATCCACTCAAAAAGGcgatgaacaagttggaagccgcaTGAAGACTAATCCAATGGGCCATAgaacttagtgagtttgatgtcaAGTATCGACCAAGAAGCGCTATAAAAGCTCAAGTATTGGCGGATTTTACTGTAGAGTTCACTCCCAACCAAAGCGGGTTAGACGAGATTGATGGAGCTTAGAAGTAGGTTGTCTATGTAGATGGTTCGTCCACAttatatgcaggagggattggagttgTACTAAAATCTCCTGAAGGAGACAAGTTGCAATATTCAGCTCGTCTACAATATCAGATAACCAATAATGAAGCTGAATATGAAGCCCTCCTTAAAAggttggaattggctaagtccttagagGCAGAGTCAGTAGTCATCCAAGGAGATTTTCAATTGATCATGaatcaagtgaatggaatgtgtgaagTTAGGgaaaacaacatatatatatatatatatatgttattttaaaatttcaatagcTGGCCTGTCATTACCCAGAAGTCGTTGCAACGGGTCAAAGACTCAAAGCTAAGGAACAAGACACAATGAGCTTCAGTGTCCTCTCAAAACATAATCTTAGAATGACATAGGGAGGTGTAATGTAATGGCTGACTAGAGAGGACTTTAGGGCTAGTTATTTCATTACTATAATAAAAGATTAGGGTCGTTTTTCTCAATAACCATCAGAATGGGCAAGGATAACTGAATAATTTTTCTAAACAAAAGTAAAGACCTGCCTCATTCAGAAACTAGGAAAAGTGTTCTCCACATAAAAGCATAGTGATCCATATCAAATCTTGACTTTAGctagaaaatttattttgaggTATGCATGCCTTAAATAAAGATGGACAAAGTGGCTCACTTATATTTTCGAAATGTTGGTTTCAGAAACCATTATTCCTTGAACTTGAAGAAAGTCTAAATCCAAATTATTTGAACTTACCAAGAACAGAATGAATATATTGATCTGCAGAATTCAAGATAATTCAAGAGAGATAATCGCCTTGAGTTGAATATATAGAAGTTTGCAAAATGATCTTAAATATACTCAAGTAGTTCTTTTTTCTCAACATTTCCACTACACATTCCTGGCTCCAAATTAGCATTAGTCGTCAAGGTTAAAGTTGTTAGCAGATATTCATATGACTGCTTAAAAACATGATATTGGAAAATGATCATAaccttgtgagttgtgacacTAGCTAACATTTTCAACCCTCCTCCATAGTGCCATTATATATACAGAAGAAAGTAATAGTGCTATACTAACCTCTCAAACTAATGTATCCAGACAGACATGGATAATATGCTGAAGCCTAAATTATGTGAGGACCTCCTCAATCAACTCACGGAAAACTAGCGTCTCTATCTCAGTCACCACTTGCTCAGCATCATCTGCAGAAAATTCATACCTCCAACTAAAATCCCAGATTCCATTTTCAATTCCATTGCAGCTTATATCTCTCTCTAATATTGAATAAAGACTATCTTGAGGAAGAAGCTCACCATCAAACTTGCTATAACTTCTAAGACTTTCAACAACACTACAAACTTCCTCCAATAACTTGTCCACTGAGGTGCATACTCTCAAATTGCCCACATGTGTTAGTAACAAAGGATGGACTGTTTGTGAACCTTGAAGGCTTTTACGTTCAATTAGTTCATTTGCACATTCTAAAGAGAGCCTCACATTGGCTTCTATGAAATCACTGGTGCAAGATGTTTGTAAAATTGTAGTACACACATCAAGATCAAAAATCTCCTCTGCATGAGTAAGGAATGATGGACTGCTCAAGAGAAAATCTTTAAGATTATTTCCAGATTTAAAGCTTTTGATATCTGTTCTACTGTGAAGGATGTAATTGTTAGCTTCTTCCACAGTTTTATCGTCCATTTCATGCTTGGGACTCACTGGTGTGACATCAGAAAGAGAACTCTGGCTATTACTGCAATGTTCTAcagttaaaaggaaaataaagtcACATAAACATCTCAGTTGGGCacatgaaaatatataaattttattttacccagaaaaagaaagtatttataattttttttattgacataTTGAGGTAGAAAATGCAGATATTGGCTCTATTAAGTGTTGACTGCTTCTGCTGTCAGTAGTTATGAATTTCTACTTTGATATTAGAATCATATCATACCTCCATTGCATAACACAAGAGTAGATATAATGAAAAGATGCAAAGGTTTCTAAgtaaatttgaagtttttcaaTGCAACATAAGGTTTCATGATATTGTACTTCAAGCATTTTGCTTTATCCTGTTATGATTGGATGCAGGAGATGCCAATACTACAAAAAGAAGCAACGGTTTTCTTAACAATGTTTGCATCGACGTCTACTATCAAGACTAGTGAGGTGCATAAAAACAAGCACATATAATGCAATATGCATGTATTGTAAACAGCTTTCATAGTTTCCATTTAATTAAACTTATCACCAGAATCATTGATTAATCATAGTTAGGTATCAGAACCATCTATAGCATAATCAAACTATAACAAGTTACCTCCAATATTAGATCCAGAGGCATCCTTTTCCTCATCTACAGGGAATTGATCCGCGAGAGTAGTGCCAATTCTTATCAGTGGAGagcaaatttcacttttaaaattGATGCTCATGTCATCTTCTTTGGATCCAAAGACTTCAATCTGCATAGAAGAAGATGGCATTAATTTTCACAAACCAAAAACTCTTATTCATTAATTGGTCAATTCATGTGCAGAAGTTCAGTTACTAGGCTAtagttttcataattttaaatcCACTCCaatgatttttagaaaatagcAGCTGAACTTTAGATTTTACGAACATATAGTAGCTTCAGAAAGTCATTAAAACTGAATCATATAGACTAGTTAATGGAAGATTCATAACTGATTTGATTGCTGTAAGCTCCCTGactggcttcttcttcttcatctgaTTCTTTTTCTGATCAGAGGAACTTATAGTTTTTGTTGCGTGTTTTGAGCTGGTGTTTTGGGTAGTACTTGGTTGTCTGGAAATCTGGTTGTTTACAATGTTTGATCCATTTCCAGACTTTCTTGGCTTTGTAGAGGTCACTGTAGCTTGATCTTCACATCTCGAGACAATTTTACCTTTCTTGTTCTCCATCTTCAGTGGTTTCCTGCTAGCAGAAGCATTATTTTGAAATCGATCTGCTTTCAGTTTCTTGACAATTGCCTCTTTTGTCTGCAGTCTGTGATCTACAGGAACAGAAGCTTTTAGCTTATGCGAAACCTTTTCTTTAGGCTTGACTTCTTTTCCTTCTGGTTTCCTAACTACTTCTTTATGTTCCCTAGTAACTTCTTCTATGCTAAGTGTTTTAATAGGagtctcttcttcttctacttccaTTTTGCTATGCATTTTTTTGGAACTCAAAGCCCCTTCTTTGTGAGTGTTGAAAGAAAGCTCTCTTTTTATTGTCAATATTCTCAGCATCTTTTTTGTGTTGAAAGATTTCTCTTCCCGAAGCACTGCTGTGTGAAGCTCATCCACCAGGCATGGGGCACAAAAAGGTTTAATAAGAACAATGGGTGGTGTCTCATCAATCACCCTTTGTTTGGGATGGGAATTGTCGGAATGATCAGACTGAGGCTCAAGCTCTTCGACAGAGTTGCTTCTCAGAAGTCCTTTGAATTGCAGGGTATCAAGTATTTCCTTCAATGTCTTCCGCTCTGGATCCACCCTCTGTGCTTTAGATTGGGGCTTCCTTCCCTTTGGCATATCAATGTCAAAGATAGGTCGTCTCTGGTTTGAaattctctccctctctaaaTGTTTCTGTAGAGTGTTCTGTGATGTTTTTGAAGGGAGGTCTTCTAGACCCATTAGCTTGGCAATCAAATTTGggccttttttcttcttctgtggAGCTTTTGATGAAAGAGAGGAGTCAGGAgaatcaaaatcatatgcatCAACATCCAAAGACTGGTTTGAGCTTGTGGAAGGAATTTCTGAAACTGAGCTCAAATCTCTTTGATGAAGATAACCTGTTTCTTGAGTGGTTAGGTTTGGCAATAGATTCTGCTTAGCAAGGCTGTCTCTGATCACTTTCTTAAGCTCTTCAATGTAATTCCTTGAAGAGCCATCAGTAGAAATTCTAGGCTTTTGAAATCCCATCGAGCAATTTCGATCCCCAATTGGACTAGAATTTGTTCTCCTAATCTCCATTTCATCAATTCTTCTGCTTTCTGACTTCTCATGCGGCTTCTTTCTTACCTGAGACATATACAATGAAGCTTCTTGAGACTTTCCTAGCATGACTAGAGATTCTTGGAGATCAAGAGCACCTTTCAACAAATCTTGTGCAATATCTTTAGACTGCCCATCAAATATCACTCCTTTAGACCATGAGTCAATCATCTGGTTCAGCTTCTGGGCTCCTCTAGAGACTTCCATGACTTGAAAAGAAGATTGACTATGAACTTCTTCTGCAAACCCTTTTGAGACCGTGTCTACTCTCTCCGTGTCGTATGCCATAGCTGTATTTGAGTTCTTTCGTGTCCTTTGGCTTTCGTTCTTTTGGTCCATTTGCTGAGAACCAgtccttgatttttttattgtcttACAATTCACAACTCCTTTTGGATCATCACATGTGACAAATGATCTATAAACAACTGATCTTATACCATCTTGAGGCATATTCTGCAGCAGAACATTACATTGACAAAGTCAGACTGCTAATACTTTAAGAACCAAATCCatcaatccaaataaaaattcttgtCAAATAATTAATTCGTCTGATGTATTCTAACCAATCATTTGCAAGGTTGTCTGTCATGGACAAAACAGAGAAACAAATAATGATTTCTTACCAAAATAAACGACAATCAATGTCAATAAAGAATTAATTAATCATTCTCCTGAAATTTTCAATCATGAAGTCGAAGGTATGATCTTCCATCTATTTTTTCACTATTCCCCAACCAAATTGATCCTTGAACcagttgataaaaaaattaaacgaAAATTATCAGACTAAAAAGAAGATATCAAATTGAAACCATGAATATCTCTCTATGAGAATTGACACATAAAAACCTGAATTATAACATAAAGACAATTGAAGATATACAAGGACTTCTCAAATTAAAAGCATAGTTGTGATGAACCCATTTAATCTTTATGCGTACTTACCTGAATTATTGGACTTTTTTACCCCAAACATTGATTAACCCAAAGTCTTCTGCTTTAGCATCTATCCAAGAACACAAAAAGCAAGACaggaaaagagaaaatacaAACACAGATGAGAAAATGCATTAAAACAAAGTACAAAGCAGAATCGAATTTCATATCATAATTAGTTACCTAAAGGAAAGAATACATGCATATCTTCCTGACTTCAGGGCTCCTTCTTTCTTAGAATATTTGTAACCAACCAAATAAACAGAAAGATAACAAGAGCATATACATCCCAGATGAGAAATGTTATCAT
This genomic stretch from Castanea sativa cultivar Marrone di Chiusa Pesio chromosome 1, ASM4071231v1 harbors:
- the LOC142622827 gene encoding uncharacterized protein LOC142622827 isoform X2; this translates as MPQDGIRSVVYRSFVTCDDPKGVVNCKTIKKSRTGSQQMDQKNESQRTRKNSNTAMAYDTERVDTVSKGFAEEVHSQSSFQVMEVSRGAQKLNQMIDSWSKGVIFDGQSKDIAQDLLKGALDLQESLVMLGKSQEASLYMSQVRKKPHEKSESRRIDEMEIRRTNSSPIGDRNCSMGFQKPRISTDGSSRNYIEELKKVIRDSLAKQNLLPNLTTQETGYLHQRDLSSVSEIPSTSSNQSLDVDAYDFDSPDSSLSSKAPQKKKKGPNLIAKLMGLEDLPSKTSQNTLQKHLERERISNQRRPIFDIDMPKGRKPQSKAQRVDPERKTLKEILDTLQFKGLLRSNSVEELEPQSDHSDNSHPKQRVIDETPPIVLIKPFCAPCLVDELHTAVLREEKSFNTKKMLRILTIKRELSFNTHKEGALSSKKMHSKMEVEEEETPIKTLSIEEVTREHKEVVRKPEGKEVKPKEKVSHKLKASVPVDHRLQTKEAIVKKLKADRFQNNASASRKPLKMENKKGKIVSRCEDQATVTSTKPRKSGNGSNIVNNQISRQPSTTQNTSSKHATKTISSSDQKKNQMKKKKPVRELTAIKSIEVFGSKEDDMSINFKSEICSPLIRIGTTLADQFPVDEEKDASGSNIGEHCSNSQSSLSDVTPVSPKHEMDDKTVEEANNYILHSRTDIKSFKSGNNLKDFLLSSPSFLTHAEEIFDLDVCTTILQTSCTSDFIEANVRLSLECANELIERKSLQGSQTVHPLLLTHVGNLRVCTSVDKLLEEVCSVVESLRSYSKFDDDAEQVVTEIETLVFRELIEEVLT
- the LOC142622827 gene encoding uncharacterized protein LOC142622827 isoform X1; its protein translation is MPQDGIRSVVYRSFVTCDDPKGVVNCKTIKKSRTGSQQMDQKNESQRTRKNSNTAMAYDTERVDTVSKGFAEEVHSQSSFQVMEVSRGAQKLNQMIDSWSKGVIFDGQSKDIAQDLLKGALDLQESLVMLGKSQEASLYMSQVRKKPHEKSESRRIDEMEIRRTNSSPIGDRNCSMGFQKPRISTDGSSRNYIEELKKVIRDSLAKQNLLPNLTTQETGYLHQRDLSSVSEIPSTSSNQSLDVDAYDFDSPDSSLSSKAPQKKKKGPNLIAKLMGLEDLPSKTSQNTLQKHLERERISNQRRPIFDIDMPKGRKPQSKAQRVDPERKTLKEILDTLQFKGLLRSNSVEELEPQSDHSDNSHPKQRVIDETPPIVLIKPFCAPCLVDELHTAVLREEKSFNTKKMLRILTIKRELSFNTHKEGALSSKKMHSKMEVEEEETPIKTLSIEEVTREHKEVVRKPEGKEVKPKEKVSHKLKASVPVDHRLQTKEAIVKKLKADRFQNNASASRKPLKMENKKGKIVSRCEDQATVTSTKPRKSGNGSNIVNNQISRQPSTTQNTSSKHATKTISSSDQKKNQMKKKKPVRELTAIKSIEVFGSKEDDMSINFKSEICSPLIRIGTTLADQFPVDEEKDASGSNIGEHCSNSQSSLSDVTPVSPKHEMDDKTVEEANNYILHSRTDIKSFKSGNNLKDFLLSSPSFLTHAEEIFDLDVCTTILQTSCTSDFIEANVRLSLECANELIERKSLQGSQTVHPLLLTHVGNLRVCTSVDKLLEEVCSVVESLRSYSKFDGELLPQDSLYSILERDISCNGIENGIWDFSWRYEFSADDAEQVVTEIETLVFRELIEEVLT